The Streptomyces sp. NL15-2K genome contains a region encoding:
- a CDS encoding LacI family DNA-binding transcriptional regulator, translated as MTEVARAAGVSQKTVSRVVNGEPHVSPEVRDRVLRVIRELDYRPNNAARALLLGRYRRIGVVSLGTALYGPSTLLIALERAMQRAGYSFALAGTLEGQPASVAVEALLEQGVDGIVLSEPIDDGTPLRVGGDVPVVSLGEGVELTHGPGAVVGADGVAAARTATEYLLSLGHRTVWHIPGPHDWWAARDRTRGWREALAAAGAPEPPLPAEGDWSPASGYAAGRQLAQLSDVTAVFAANDDMALGALRAFAEAGLSVPGDISVVGYDDIPAAAYLSPPLTTVRQNFTAVAERAVDVLIAMIEGRPGPPEQPDLAVELTVRSSTGPVRDPGPTPTLTPLS; from the coding sequence ATGACCGAGGTCGCGCGGGCCGCCGGCGTCTCGCAGAAGACGGTCTCGCGCGTCGTCAACGGCGAACCGCACGTCAGCCCGGAGGTGCGCGACCGCGTGCTCCGGGTGATCCGCGAACTGGACTACCGTCCGAACAACGCCGCCCGCGCCCTGCTCCTGGGCCGCTACCGGCGGATCGGCGTCGTCTCGCTGGGCACCGCGCTGTACGGTCCCTCGACGCTGCTGATCGCTCTGGAACGGGCGATGCAGCGGGCGGGATACTCCTTCGCCCTGGCCGGCACCCTGGAGGGCCAGCCCGCCTCGGTCGCCGTGGAGGCGCTGCTGGAGCAGGGCGTGGACGGGATCGTGCTGTCCGAGCCCATCGACGACGGCACGCCGCTGAGAGTCGGCGGGGATGTGCCGGTGGTCAGCCTCGGCGAGGGCGTGGAACTCACCCACGGACCGGGCGCCGTCGTCGGCGCCGACGGGGTCGCCGCCGCCCGGACGGCCACCGAGTATCTGCTCTCGCTGGGCCACCGCACCGTCTGGCACATCCCCGGCCCGCACGACTGGTGGGCCGCCCGCGACCGGACCCGCGGCTGGCGCGAGGCGCTCGCCGCAGCCGGAGCCCCCGAGCCACCGCTGCCGGCCGAGGGAGACTGGAGCCCCGCCTCCGGGTACGCGGCCGGCCGACAGCTGGCCCAACTCTCCGACGTCACCGCCGTGTTCGCCGCCAACGACGACATGGCGCTCGGCGCGCTGCGGGCGTTCGCCGAGGCGGGCCTGTCCGTCCCCGGCGACATCAGCGTCGTCGGCTACGACGACATCCCCGCCGCCGCCTATCTCTCACCGCCCCTGACCACCGTCCGACAGAACTTCACCGCCGTCGCCGAGCGGGCCGTGGACGTGCTGATCGCCATGATCGAGGGCCGCCCCGGCCCGCCCGAACAGCCCGACCTCGCGGTCGAGTTGACCGTACGGTCCTCCACCGGGCCGGTCCGCGACCCCGGCCCCACCCCCACGCTGACCCCACTGAGCTGA
- a CDS encoding phosphoribosyltransferase produces MQFRDRTQAGRRLAGQLRSRQEQGTLPDPVVLALPRGGVAVAQEVARALDAPLDVLVVRKIGAPFQPELAVGAIAVDGEPMFDEYALDRLGLSEASLARTVERERAELRRREQRYRQGRPALDLRGRTVIVVDDGLATGSTALAAVRSVRRREPGRIVLAVPVCSPEAADLLSGEADEVVCLYQPAAFMAVGLWYEDFDQLSDEDVLAALHTTAEG; encoded by the coding sequence ATGCAGTTCCGTGACCGTACACAGGCCGGTCGGCGACTGGCCGGACAACTGCGGAGCCGACAGGAGCAGGGCACCCTGCCGGACCCCGTCGTGCTCGCCCTGCCCCGGGGCGGGGTGGCCGTGGCTCAGGAGGTGGCCCGGGCGCTGGACGCCCCGCTCGACGTCCTCGTCGTACGGAAGATCGGCGCCCCGTTCCAGCCGGAGCTCGCAGTGGGCGCGATCGCCGTCGACGGTGAGCCCATGTTCGACGAGTACGCCCTCGACCGGCTGGGCCTCAGCGAAGCCTCGCTCGCCAGGACGGTCGAGCGGGAACGCGCGGAACTCCGCCGCCGCGAGCAGCGTTACCGGCAGGGCCGTCCCGCCCTCGACCTGCGGGGACGTACCGTGATCGTGGTCGATGACGGGCTGGCGACCGGCTCCACGGCCCTTGCCGCGGTGCGTTCGGTACGGCGCCGGGAGCCCGGGCGGATCGTGCTGGCCGTGCCGGTGTGTTCGCCGGAGGCGGCGGACCTGCTGAGCGGCGAGGCCGACGAGGTGGTCTGCCTGTACCAGCCGGCCGCGTTCATGGCCGTCGGCCTCTGGTACGAGGATTTCGATCAGCTGTCGGACGAGGACGTGCTCGCCGCGCTGCACACGACCGCGGAGGGTTGA
- a CDS encoding alpha/beta family hydrolase has translation MISQSVTVPADGAELAGDLAVPASARGVVLFAHGSGSSRLSPRNRAVAAQLRTAGLGTLLIDLLTAREERRDASTGEHRFDIPLLARRLVAAIDWLGDRSDTRNLPVALFGASTGAGAALAAAAERPDRVLTVVSRGGRPDLAGDALDAVRAPVLLIVGGRDHEVLRLNQEAARRLHAPHTLHVVPGATHLFEEPGALEQVADAARRWCDDRLKAAAELSTGAGGVRGCGIPRAHSRV, from the coding sequence ATGATCTCCCAGTCGGTGACGGTGCCGGCCGATGGCGCGGAACTGGCGGGCGACCTGGCCGTCCCGGCGTCCGCGCGCGGGGTGGTGCTGTTCGCCCACGGCAGCGGCAGTTCCCGGCTCAGTCCCCGCAACCGCGCGGTCGCCGCCCAACTCCGCACCGCCGGCCTCGGCACCCTGCTGATCGACCTGCTCACGGCACGGGAGGAGCGGCGTGACGCGTCGACGGGCGAGCACCGCTTCGACATCCCCCTCCTGGCCCGCCGCCTGGTGGCCGCGATCGACTGGCTCGGGGACCGGTCGGACACCAGGAATCTGCCCGTCGCCCTGTTCGGGGCCAGCACCGGCGCGGGCGCGGCCCTGGCCGCCGCCGCGGAGCGGCCCGATCGGGTGCTGACCGTGGTGTCGCGGGGCGGACGGCCCGATCTGGCCGGGGACGCCCTGGACGCCGTACGGGCACCGGTGCTGCTGATCGTCGGCGGCCGGGACCACGAGGTGCTGCGGCTCAACCAGGAGGCCGCGCGCAGGCTGCACGCCCCGCACACCCTGCACGTCGTGCCCGGTGCCACTCACCTGTTCGAGGAGCCCGGTGCGCTGGAGCAGGTCGCCGACGCCGCACGGCGGTGGTGCGACGACCGTCTGAAGGCCGCGGCCGAGTTATCGACCGGCGCGGGAGGGGTACGCGGGTGCGGTATCCCGAGGGCTCACTCCCGCGTGTGA
- a CDS encoding YbhB/YbcL family Raf kinase inhibitor-like protein, with protein MADMDLKSSAFNDHSFIAREYAYEGENVSPPLTWSGAPDDAAELVLLCEDPDAPSGTFVHWIVVGIDPHSDGVEPGQSPPGGTELVNGYGERGWGGPHPPPGDEAHRYFFRLYALAEPCVLPDAPGADEVHRAIEKQQLASGTLVGLYQR; from the coding sequence ATGGCTGACATGGACCTCAAAAGCAGCGCGTTCAACGATCACTCCTTCATCGCGCGCGAGTACGCGTACGAGGGCGAGAACGTCTCCCCGCCCCTGACGTGGAGCGGCGCCCCGGACGACGCGGCCGAACTGGTGCTGCTCTGCGAAGACCCCGACGCGCCGTCGGGCACCTTCGTGCACTGGATCGTGGTCGGCATCGATCCGCACAGCGACGGCGTCGAGCCGGGCCAGAGCCCGCCCGGCGGCACCGAACTCGTCAACGGCTACGGCGAACGCGGCTGGGGCGGACCACATCCGCCGCCCGGGGACGAGGCACACCGCTACTTCTTCCGCCTCTACGCCCTAGCGGAACCGTGCGTCCTGCCCGACGCTCCCGGCGCCGACGAGGTGCACCGGGCCATCGAGAAACAGCAGCTCGCCAGCGGCACGCTCGTGGGGCTGTACCAACGCTGA
- the polX gene encoding DNA polymerase/3'-5' exonuclease PolX, which produces MARSNDEVAALFQEYADLISITGGDAFKARVYEKAARAIGGHHADVSTLDVKGLQEIPNVGKSIAEKIVEYFRAGSVSAVEELRARIPAGVRRLTAIPTLGPKKACVLYEELGISSVEELADAIHEERLRDLKGFGPKTEENILHGIELLQSSGDRVLLDAALDLADDVVAALSRVTGCRRCTYAGSLRRFRETIGDIDVLAAAGSSAPLMRAFSELPYVSEVIAHGEKKTSVRTTKGLSVDLRVVPPDSWGAALQYFTGSKAHNIRTRELAVHQGLKLSEYGLFDVESGEKIVSETEEDVYARLGLPWIPPTLREDRGEIEAGLHGELPDLVTEADIRGDLHTHTDLTDGLAPLEEMVRAAAERGYAYYAITDHGPDMYMQRMTDERMLAQREQVRELDGTYGERGGRGGMWLLHGAELNIGPDGDVDWPDEFLAGFDLCVASVHSHFSQGREALTRRIVRACENPYVNIIGHPTTRILGKRPGIDADLDAVFAACARTGTALEINAHPDRLDLRDEDILRARRHGVRFAVDSDAHATLHLANMRYGVGTAQRGWLTKDDVINTWPRTRLRRFLDKGRAGRHSAA; this is translated from the coding sequence GTGGCTCGTTCCAACGACGAGGTCGCCGCGCTGTTCCAGGAATACGCGGACCTGATCTCGATCACTGGAGGAGACGCGTTCAAGGCACGCGTCTACGAAAAGGCTGCCCGTGCGATCGGCGGCCACCACGCCGACGTGTCCACGCTCGACGTCAAGGGCCTGCAGGAGATTCCCAACGTCGGCAAGTCGATCGCCGAGAAGATCGTCGAGTACTTCCGCGCCGGCAGCGTGTCCGCGGTCGAGGAACTGCGGGCCAGGATCCCCGCCGGTGTCCGGCGGCTGACGGCCATCCCCACGCTCGGCCCGAAGAAGGCCTGCGTGCTCTACGAGGAACTGGGCATCTCCTCGGTCGAGGAACTGGCCGACGCCATCCACGAGGAACGGCTGCGCGACCTGAAGGGCTTCGGACCGAAGACCGAGGAGAACATCCTTCACGGCATCGAACTCCTCCAGTCCTCCGGGGACCGCGTCCTGCTCGACGCCGCCTTGGACCTCGCCGACGACGTCGTCGCCGCGCTGTCCCGGGTCACCGGCTGCCGGCGGTGCACCTACGCCGGCTCGCTCCGCCGCTTCCGCGAGACGATCGGCGACATCGATGTGCTCGCCGCGGCCGGGAGCTCGGCGCCGCTGATGCGGGCCTTCAGCGAGCTGCCGTACGTCTCGGAGGTCATCGCGCACGGTGAGAAGAAGACATCGGTCCGCACCACCAAGGGCCTCTCCGTCGACCTGCGCGTCGTCCCACCGGACTCCTGGGGAGCGGCGCTGCAGTACTTCACGGGGAGCAAGGCGCACAACATCCGCACCCGCGAACTGGCCGTGCACCAGGGGCTGAAGCTCTCCGAGTACGGGCTGTTCGACGTCGAGAGCGGAGAGAAGATCGTCTCCGAGACGGAGGAGGACGTCTACGCCAGGCTCGGCCTGCCGTGGATCCCGCCGACCCTGCGCGAGGACCGCGGCGAGATCGAGGCCGGTCTCCACGGCGAGCTGCCCGACCTCGTGACGGAGGCGGACATCCGGGGCGACCTGCACACGCACACCGACCTCACCGACGGCCTCGCCCCGCTGGAGGAGATGGTCCGGGCGGCCGCGGAGCGCGGATACGCCTACTACGCGATCACCGATCACGGCCCGGACATGTACATGCAGCGCATGACCGACGAGCGGATGCTGGCCCAGCGTGAACAGGTGCGCGAGCTCGACGGCACGTACGGCGAACGCGGCGGGCGCGGTGGCATGTGGCTGCTGCACGGTGCGGAGCTGAACATCGGTCCCGACGGCGACGTGGACTGGCCGGACGAGTTCCTGGCCGGCTTCGACCTGTGCGTGGCCTCGGTGCACTCGCACTTCAGCCAGGGGCGCGAGGCGCTGACCCGCCGGATCGTGCGGGCCTGCGAGAACCCGTACGTCAACATCATCGGCCACCCCACCACCCGCATCCTGGGCAAGCGGCCGGGCATCGACGCCGATCTCGACGCGGTCTTCGCCGCCTGCGCGCGCACCGGCACCGCGCTGGAGATCAACGCCCACCCGGACCGCCTCGACCTGCGCGACGAGGACATCCTGCGGGCCCGGCGGCACGGGGTGAGGTTCGCCGTCGACAGCGACGCCCACGCCACTCTCCACCTGGCCAACATGCGCTACGGCGTCGGCACGGCACAGCGGGGCTGGCTCACCAAGGACGACGTGATCAACACCTGGCCCCGGACGCGTCTGCGCCGCTTCCTGGACAAGGGGCGGGCGGGGCGGCACTCCGCAGCGTGA